A section of the Camelus dromedarius isolate mCamDro1 chromosome 14, mCamDro1.pat, whole genome shotgun sequence genome encodes:
- the EXOSC10 gene encoding exosome complex component 10 isoform X2, with amino-acid sequence MAPPSPRESKAQSATSAANWAADGEMVLPGFPDADSFVKFALGSVVAVTKASGGLPQFGDEYDFYRSFPGFQAFCETQGDRLLQCMSRVMQYHGCRSNIKDRSKVTELEDKFDLLVDTNDVILERVGILLDEAAGVNKNQQPVLPAGLQAPTTVVSSWNRKAGEYSKKTKSETFRLLHAKNIIRPQLKFREKIDNSNTPFLPKIFIKPNAQKPLPQALSKERRERPQDRPEDLDVPPALADFIHQQRTQQVEQDMFAHPYQYELDHFTPPDSVLQKPEPQLYRPVEETPCHFVSSLDELVELNEKLLNCQEFAVDLEHHSYRSFLGLTCLMQISTRTEDFIVDTLELRSDMYILNESLTDPAIVKVFHGADSDIEWLQKDFGLYVVNMFDTHQAARLLNLGRHSLDHLLKLYCSVESNKQYQLADWRIRPLPEEMLNYARDDTHYLLYIYDKMRLELWERGNEQPVQLQVVWQRSRDICLKKFIKPIFTDESYLELYRKQKKHLNTQQLTAFQLLFAWRDKTARREDESYGYVLPNHMMLKIAEELPKEPQGIIACCNPVPPLVRQQINEMHLLIQQAREMPLLKSEVAAGARRSGPQPTPERLENVLFGPHDCSHAPSDGYPLVPASGPEPAQKQDGLLPGREDGEALLDTRCLIATAVITLFNEPSAEENGKGPLTIAQKKAQNIMESFENPFRMFLPSLEHRAHISQAAKFDPSSKIYEISNRWKLASQVQVQKESKELAKKKAAERTAARDQAEEEYKATAEQAVSVRQQAALENTAKKRERTMSDPRTTEQKQEKKRLKTSKKPKDPDPPEKEFTPYDYSKSDFKAFAGNSKSKPSPQFDPNKQPQSGKKCLAAKKIKQSMGNKSMSFPTGKSDRGFRHNWPKR; translated from the exons ATGGCGCCCCCCAGTCCCCGAGAGTCCAAGGCCCAGTCGGCGACGAGCGCAGCCAACTGGGCAGCAGACGGGGAGATGGTGCTGCCGGGCTTCCCGGACGCAGATAGCTTCGTGAAG TTTGCTCTTGGGTCAGTGGTGGCAGTCACCAAGGCATCTGGGGGCCTACCACAGTTTGGTGATGAGTATGATTTTTACCGAAGTTTTCCTGGCTTCCAGGCATTTTGTGAAACACAGGGAGACAGGTTGCTTCAGTG CATGAGTAGGGTAATGCAGTACCATGGGTGTCGAAGTAACATTAAGGACCGGAGTAAAGTGACTGAGTTGGAGGACAAGTTTGATTTGCTAGTTGATACCAATGATGTTATTCTGGAAAGAGTG GGTATCTTACTGGATGAAGCAGCAGGTGTGAATAAGAATCAACAGCCTGTCCTCCCTGCAGGATTACAGGCCCCCACAACAGTGGTGTCCAGCTGGAACCGGAAG GCAGGAGaatatagcaaaaaaacaaaatctgaaactTTCCGGCTGCTTCATGCAAAAAACATCATCCGACCTCAGCTTAAATTCCGAGAAAAGATTGACAATTCCAACACGCCATTCCTTCCCAAAATCTTCATCAAGCCCAATGCTCAGAAACCCCTCCCTCAGG CACTCTCTAAAGAAAGGCGGGAGCGCCCACAGGATCGCCCTGAGGACTTGGATGTGCCCCCTGCCCTGGCGGACTTCATCCATCAGCAGAGAACCCAGCAGGTGGAGCAGGACAT gtTTGCACATCCTTATCAATACGAACTAGATCACTTCACTCCACCAGATTCAGTCCTTCAAAAGCCAGAGCCTCAG TTATACAGACCTGTAGAAGAGACGCCTTGTCATTTTGTGTCCTCGCTGGATGAACTAGTGGAGCTGAATGAAAAGCTCTTGAATTGTCAAGAATTTGCTGTAGACTTGGAG CATCACTCTTACAGGAGCTTCCTGGGGCTGACCTGCCTGATGCAGATTTCCACCCGCACAGAAGACTTCATCGTTGACACCCTGGAGCTTCGAAGTGACATGTACATTCTCAATGAGAGCCTCACAGACCCAGCTATTGTTAAG GTCTTCCATGGTGCTGATTCAGACATAGAATGGCTGCAGAAGGACTTCGGGTTGTATGTGGTGAACATGTTTGATACCCATCAGGCAGCACGCCTTCTCAACCTGGGCAGGCACTCCCTCGATCACCTGCTGAAGCTCTACTGCAGTGTGGAGTCAAACAAGCAGTATCAGCTGGCTGATTGGAGAATACG ACCTCTGCCTGAGGAAATGCTCAACTACGCCCGGGATGACACTCATTACCTGCTTTACATTTACGATAAAATGAGGCTGGAACTGTGGGAGCGAGGCAATGAGCAGCCCGTCCAGCTGCAGGTGGTGTGGCAGCGGAGCAGGGACATCTGCCTCAAG AAATTCATCAAACCTATCTTCACGGATGAATCTTACCTTGAACTATACAGGAAGCAAAAGAAGCACCTCAACACGCAGCAGCTGACGGCCTTTCAGCTGCTGTTTGCCTGGAGGGACAAGACCGCTCGTCGGGAGGATGAAAGTTATGG ATATGTCCTGCCAAACCACATGATGCTAAAGATAGCTGAAGAGCTGCCTAA GGAACCTCAGGGCATCATAGCTTGCTGTAACCCTGTACCACCCCTTGTACGGCAGCAGATCAATGAAATGCATCTTTTAATTCAGCAGGCCCGGGAGATGCCTCTGCTCAAG TCTGAAGTCGCAGCTGGAGCGAGGAGGAGCGGGCCGCAGCCCACCCCTGAG AGGTTGGAGAACGTTCTCTTTGGCCCTCACGACTGCTCCCACGCCCCGTCAGATGGCTATCCTCTCGTCCCAGCCAGCG GACCTGAGCCAGCACAGAAACAGGACGGCCTCCTCCCCGGCCGAGAAGACGGGGAGGCTCTGCTGGACACCAGATGCCTCATCGCCACCGCTGTCATCACGTTGTTTAAC GAACCTAGTGCTGAAGAAAACGGAAAGGGTCCATTAACAATAGCACAGAAGAAAGCCCAGAACATAATGGAGTCCTTTGAAAATCCATTTAGGATG TTTCTGCCTTCACTAGAACACCGGGCTCATATTTCTCAGGCTGCAAAGTTTGATCCGTCATCAAAAATCTATGAA ATCAGCAACCGTTGGAAGCTGGCAAGCCAGGTACAGGTACAAAAAGAGTCTAAAGAACTTGCCAAGAAGAAGGCAGCTGAGCGAACAG CCGCCCGGGACCAGGCCGAGGAGGAGTATAAAGCAACAGCAGAGCAGGCCGTGTCTGTCCGCCAGCAGGCCGCC CTGGAGAACACTGCCAAGAAGAGAGAGCGGACAATGAGTGATCCAAGGACGACAGAACAGAAACAGGAGAAGAAACGACTGAAAACTTCCAAGAAGCCAAAAGACCCAGATCCACCAGAAAAAGAGTTTACCCCTTACGACTACAGCAAGTCGGATTTCAAGGCTTTTGCTG GAAACAGCAAATCCAAACCATCTCCCCAGTTTGACCCAAATAAGCAGCCCCAGTCCGGCAAG AAATGCCTTGCagccaaaaaaattaaacagtcgATGGGAAACAAAAGCATGTCCTTTCCAACGGGAAAGTCAGACAG AGGTTTCAGGCACAATTGGCCAAAGAGATAG
- the EXOSC10 gene encoding exosome complex component 10 isoform X1, with amino-acid sequence MAPPSPRESKAQSATSAANWAADGEMVLPGFPDADSFVKFALGSVVAVTKASGGLPQFGDEYDFYRSFPGFQAFCETQGDRLLQCMSRVMQYHGCRSNIKDRSKVTELEDKFDLLVDTNDVILERVGILLDEAAGVNKNQQPVLPAGLQAPTTVVSSWNRKAGEYSKKTKSETFRLLHAKNIIRPQLKFREKIDNSNTPFLPKIFIKPNAQKPLPQALSKERRERPQDRPEDLDVPPALADFIHQQRTQQVEQDMFAHPYQYELDHFTPPDSVLQKPEPQLYRPVEETPCHFVSSLDELVELNEKLLNCQEFAVDLEHHSYRSFLGLTCLMQISTRTEDFIVDTLELRSDMYILNESLTDPAIVKVFHGADSDIEWLQKDFGLYVVNMFDTHQAARLLNLGRHSLDHLLKLYCSVESNKQYQLADWRIRPLPEEMLNYARDDTHYLLYIYDKMRLELWERGNEQPVQLQVVWQRSRDICLKKFIKPIFTDESYLELYRKQKKHLNTQQLTAFQLLFAWRDKTARREDESYGYVLPNHMMLKIAEELPKEPQGIIACCNPVPPLVRQQINEMHLLIQQAREMPLLKSEVAAGARRSGPQPTPERLENVLFGPHDCSHAPSDGYPLVPASGSEGPARTPWEAGAALCALAPALTALTSVPVGPEPAQKQDGLLPGREDGEALLDTRCLIATAVITLFNEPSAEENGKGPLTIAQKKAQNIMESFENPFRMFLPSLEHRAHISQAAKFDPSSKIYEISNRWKLASQVQVQKESKELAKKKAAERTAARDQAEEEYKATAEQAVSVRQQAALENTAKKRERTMSDPRTTEQKQEKKRLKTSKKPKDPDPPEKEFTPYDYSKSDFKAFAGNSKSKPSPQFDPNKQPQSGKKCLAAKKIKQSMGNKSMSFPTGKSDRGFRHNWPKR; translated from the exons ATGGCGCCCCCCAGTCCCCGAGAGTCCAAGGCCCAGTCGGCGACGAGCGCAGCCAACTGGGCAGCAGACGGGGAGATGGTGCTGCCGGGCTTCCCGGACGCAGATAGCTTCGTGAAG TTTGCTCTTGGGTCAGTGGTGGCAGTCACCAAGGCATCTGGGGGCCTACCACAGTTTGGTGATGAGTATGATTTTTACCGAAGTTTTCCTGGCTTCCAGGCATTTTGTGAAACACAGGGAGACAGGTTGCTTCAGTG CATGAGTAGGGTAATGCAGTACCATGGGTGTCGAAGTAACATTAAGGACCGGAGTAAAGTGACTGAGTTGGAGGACAAGTTTGATTTGCTAGTTGATACCAATGATGTTATTCTGGAAAGAGTG GGTATCTTACTGGATGAAGCAGCAGGTGTGAATAAGAATCAACAGCCTGTCCTCCCTGCAGGATTACAGGCCCCCACAACAGTGGTGTCCAGCTGGAACCGGAAG GCAGGAGaatatagcaaaaaaacaaaatctgaaactTTCCGGCTGCTTCATGCAAAAAACATCATCCGACCTCAGCTTAAATTCCGAGAAAAGATTGACAATTCCAACACGCCATTCCTTCCCAAAATCTTCATCAAGCCCAATGCTCAGAAACCCCTCCCTCAGG CACTCTCTAAAGAAAGGCGGGAGCGCCCACAGGATCGCCCTGAGGACTTGGATGTGCCCCCTGCCCTGGCGGACTTCATCCATCAGCAGAGAACCCAGCAGGTGGAGCAGGACAT gtTTGCACATCCTTATCAATACGAACTAGATCACTTCACTCCACCAGATTCAGTCCTTCAAAAGCCAGAGCCTCAG TTATACAGACCTGTAGAAGAGACGCCTTGTCATTTTGTGTCCTCGCTGGATGAACTAGTGGAGCTGAATGAAAAGCTCTTGAATTGTCAAGAATTTGCTGTAGACTTGGAG CATCACTCTTACAGGAGCTTCCTGGGGCTGACCTGCCTGATGCAGATTTCCACCCGCACAGAAGACTTCATCGTTGACACCCTGGAGCTTCGAAGTGACATGTACATTCTCAATGAGAGCCTCACAGACCCAGCTATTGTTAAG GTCTTCCATGGTGCTGATTCAGACATAGAATGGCTGCAGAAGGACTTCGGGTTGTATGTGGTGAACATGTTTGATACCCATCAGGCAGCACGCCTTCTCAACCTGGGCAGGCACTCCCTCGATCACCTGCTGAAGCTCTACTGCAGTGTGGAGTCAAACAAGCAGTATCAGCTGGCTGATTGGAGAATACG ACCTCTGCCTGAGGAAATGCTCAACTACGCCCGGGATGACACTCATTACCTGCTTTACATTTACGATAAAATGAGGCTGGAACTGTGGGAGCGAGGCAATGAGCAGCCCGTCCAGCTGCAGGTGGTGTGGCAGCGGAGCAGGGACATCTGCCTCAAG AAATTCATCAAACCTATCTTCACGGATGAATCTTACCTTGAACTATACAGGAAGCAAAAGAAGCACCTCAACACGCAGCAGCTGACGGCCTTTCAGCTGCTGTTTGCCTGGAGGGACAAGACCGCTCGTCGGGAGGATGAAAGTTATGG ATATGTCCTGCCAAACCACATGATGCTAAAGATAGCTGAAGAGCTGCCTAA GGAACCTCAGGGCATCATAGCTTGCTGTAACCCTGTACCACCCCTTGTACGGCAGCAGATCAATGAAATGCATCTTTTAATTCAGCAGGCCCGGGAGATGCCTCTGCTCAAG TCTGAAGTCGCAGCTGGAGCGAGGAGGAGCGGGCCGCAGCCCACCCCTGAG AGGTTGGAGAACGTTCTCTTTGGCCCTCACGACTGCTCCCACGCCCCGTCAGATGGCTATCCTCTCGTCCCAGCCAGCGGTAGCGAAGGGCCCGCCAGGAcaccctgggaggctggggccgcCTTGTGTGCCCTCGCGCCAGCCTTGACTGCGCTGACTTCCGTACCTGTAGGACCTGAGCCAGCACAGAAACAGGACGGCCTCCTCCCCGGCCGAGAAGACGGGGAGGCTCTGCTGGACACCAGATGCCTCATCGCCACCGCTGTCATCACGTTGTTTAAC GAACCTAGTGCTGAAGAAAACGGAAAGGGTCCATTAACAATAGCACAGAAGAAAGCCCAGAACATAATGGAGTCCTTTGAAAATCCATTTAGGATG TTTCTGCCTTCACTAGAACACCGGGCTCATATTTCTCAGGCTGCAAAGTTTGATCCGTCATCAAAAATCTATGAA ATCAGCAACCGTTGGAAGCTGGCAAGCCAGGTACAGGTACAAAAAGAGTCTAAAGAACTTGCCAAGAAGAAGGCAGCTGAGCGAACAG CCGCCCGGGACCAGGCCGAGGAGGAGTATAAAGCAACAGCAGAGCAGGCCGTGTCTGTCCGCCAGCAGGCCGCC CTGGAGAACACTGCCAAGAAGAGAGAGCGGACAATGAGTGATCCAAGGACGACAGAACAGAAACAGGAGAAGAAACGACTGAAAACTTCCAAGAAGCCAAAAGACCCAGATCCACCAGAAAAAGAGTTTACCCCTTACGACTACAGCAAGTCGGATTTCAAGGCTTTTGCTG GAAACAGCAAATCCAAACCATCTCCCCAGTTTGACCCAAATAAGCAGCCCCAGTCCGGCAAG AAATGCCTTGCagccaaaaaaattaaacagtcgATGGGAAACAAAAGCATGTCCTTTCCAACGGGAAAGTCAGACAG AGGTTTCAGGCACAATTGGCCAAAGAGATAG